The proteins below are encoded in one region of Flavobacterium nackdongense:
- the tsaB gene encoding tRNA (adenosine(37)-N6)-threonylcarbamoyltransferase complex dimerization subunit type 1 TsaB, translated as MSYILNIETATKNCSVALAKDGKTILCKEIAEEGYSHAERLHVFIEEIIKEVGITYQDISAIAVSQGPGSYTGLRIGVSAAKGLCFALDIPLIAVDTLQVLASQAKVSSGLIIPMLDARRMEVYSAIFTPNFESKRVVQAEIITENSFEDLQETLYFVGDCAEKCKPVLTKDNFIFLEEIKYPSAREMSLLSFEKHQKNDFVDVAYFEPYYLKDFMMTVSKK; from the coding sequence TTGTCCTATATTTTAAACATCGAAACCGCTACCAAGAATTGTTCTGTTGCTTTAGCAAAAGACGGAAAAACAATTCTATGCAAAGAAATTGCCGAAGAAGGCTATTCGCACGCGGAACGTTTGCACGTTTTTATTGAAGAAATTATCAAAGAAGTTGGAATTACTTATCAAGACATTTCGGCGATTGCTGTGAGTCAAGGTCCAGGTTCTTACACCGGATTGCGTATTGGTGTTTCTGCTGCGAAAGGGTTGTGCTTTGCCTTGGATATTCCGCTAATTGCAGTAGATACTTTGCAGGTTTTAGCCTCGCAAGCCAAGGTTTCCAGCGGATTGATAATTCCGATGCTCGATGCTCGAAGAATGGAAGTGTATAGCGCTATTTTTACTCCAAATTTCGAAAGCAAAAGAGTCGTTCAAGCTGAAATTATCACCGAAAACTCCTTTGAAGATTTACAGGAAACGCTCTATTTTGTAGGCGATTGTGCCGAGAAATGCAAACCAGTTTTGACCAAGGACAACTTCATTTTCTTAGAAGAAATCAAATATCCATCAGCTAGAGAAATGAGTTTGCTAAGTTTTGAAAAACACCAAAAAAACGACTTTGTAGATGTCGCTTATTTTGAACCCTATTATTTGAAGGATTTTATGATGACCGTTTCGAAGAAATAA
- a CDS encoding TolC family protein, which produces MKKINYFSLAVILLFGLTIQAQTKKWTLEECVKYAIDNNISIKNTELDTKTADIDKKGAIGNFIPSLNSNANHSWNIGLNQDPTTGLLRNQTTQYSSFGAGVGFDIYKGMQNQNTLRRANLSILAAKYQLTKMQEDVALNVANAFLQVLFNKENLKVQQEQKANNEKQLARSEELVKAGSVPRGDLLDIKATVASDNQRVINAENALLISKLSLAQLLQLKEFYDFDVTDDTNVKDENNILAQTPLAIYDKAKELRTELKIAKTNLEIAQKNVAIAKGGFQPTLQGYYNINTRISYANTFDFQTQTSKPADPFSQQFTDNKGQAFGAQLQIPIFNGWAAKNNVERSKVNLEKSKIAVEQEELALQRNVYTAFTDAKGGLNAYESAIISAEAREEAYKYAKERYAVGMMNSFDFNQSQTLYTVAQSEVLRTKYDYIFKIKILEFYFGIPIIKN; this is translated from the coding sequence ATGAAAAAAATTAATTATTTCTCGCTCGCTGTTATCTTGCTGTTTGGCTTGACGATTCAGGCTCAAACCAAAAAATGGACCTTGGAAGAATGCGTAAAATACGCTATAGATAATAATATTTCAATTAAAAATACCGAATTAGATACCAAAACAGCCGATATTGATAAAAAAGGAGCTATCGGAAATTTTATTCCATCCTTGAATTCCAATGCAAACCATTCGTGGAATATTGGTTTGAACCAAGACCCTACTACGGGACTTTTGCGTAATCAAACTACGCAATATTCCTCTTTTGGAGCAGGTGTTGGGTTTGATATTTACAAAGGAATGCAAAATCAAAATACGCTACGAAGAGCCAATCTTTCGATTCTTGCTGCCAAATATCAACTCACTAAAATGCAGGAAGATGTAGCGCTAAATGTGGCCAACGCTTTCTTACAAGTGTTGTTTAATAAGGAAAACTTAAAAGTACAGCAAGAGCAAAAAGCGAATAACGAAAAACAACTGGCTCGGTCGGAAGAATTAGTAAAGGCGGGCTCAGTGCCACGTGGCGATTTATTAGATATTAAAGCGACGGTGGCTTCCGATAATCAAAGAGTGATTAATGCCGAAAATGCTTTGCTAATTTCTAAATTGAGTTTGGCTCAATTGTTACAATTAAAAGAGTTTTATGATTTTGACGTAACCGATGATACGAATGTCAAAGACGAAAATAATATCTTGGCACAAACTCCTTTGGCAATCTATGACAAAGCAAAGGAACTTAGAACGGAATTGAAAATTGCCAAAACCAATTTAGAAATTGCCCAAAAGAATGTTGCTATTGCCAAAGGAGGATTTCAACCTACTTTGCAGGGGTATTATAACATTAATACTAGAATTTCCTATGCTAACACTTTCGATTTTCAAACCCAAACTTCGAAACCGGCAGATCCTTTCAGTCAACAATTTACAGATAATAAAGGGCAGGCTTTTGGAGCCCAATTGCAAATACCAATTTTTAATGGTTGGGCTGCAAAAAACAATGTAGAGCGTTCGAAAGTAAATCTTGAAAAATCTAAAATTGCGGTGGAGCAAGAAGAATTAGCTTTGCAAAGAAATGTTTACACGGCTTTTACCGATGCCAAAGGTGGTTTGAATGCCTATGAATCTGCAATTATTTCGGCAGAAGCAAGAGAAGAAGCGTATAAGTATGCCAAAGAAAGATATGCCGTAGGAATGATGAATTCTTTCGATTTCAATCAGTCGCAAACCTTATATACCGTGGCGCAGTCTGAAGTATTGAGAACCAAATACGATTACATTTTCAAAATAAAAATACTGGAATTCTATTTTGGAATTCCAATCATTAAAAATTAA
- a CDS encoding addiction module protein — protein sequence MNAIRQFIEVKNNTFNVVLPEGFTAKTVEVIIMPMDVEDDIPQWQKDIVSERVASIKQNPELLIDEEQFWKDIENAR from the coding sequence ATGAATGCTATCCGACAATTTATTGAAGTAAAAAACAATACTTTTAATGTGGTACTTCCCGAGGGATTTACTGCCAAAACAGTAGAAGTAATCATTATGCCTATGGATGTTGAAGATGATATTCCGCAATGGCAAAAAGATATTGTTTCTGAACGAGTGGCATCCATTAAACAAAATCCCGAGTTGTTAATTGATGAAGAGCAATTTTGGAAAGACATAGAAAATGCGCGCTAA
- a CDS encoding efflux RND transporter periplasmic adaptor subunit: MSKKTIYIVIGAAVAIIALLIVLSKSGVIGSKDKGKSVEIASVNNTTIVETVSATGKIQPEIEVKISSEVSGEIIALNVIEGQVVKKGDLLVKINPDLYTSGYNRTLSNLSGTKAGLSQADASFKEAKANYDRNKTLFEKGIISKSDWDKAIASFEVAKANKQSAYFNVQSATATVNEAKDNLGRTTIYAPADGTISVLNVELGERVLGTQQMAGTEILRVANLNNMEVEVDVNENDIVKIKVGNEAKVEVDAYLKKQFKGIVTSISNSASSTLTADQVTNFKVKVRILKESYQDLLEGKPATYSPFRPGMTATVDIITKTRPNVLAVPISSVVVKSDTIPVKSFQVDDKEDKEKKAAPKSDKKLECVFVKVGNKAKIRIIKTGIQDDTNIEVLTGLKKGDVVITGPYTTVSKELNSGDKVTTDKVEEKK; encoded by the coding sequence ATGTCAAAAAAAACTATTTATATAGTAATTGGAGCAGCCGTTGCGATTATTGCTTTGTTGATTGTACTATCCAAATCGGGAGTTATAGGAAGCAAAGACAAAGGCAAATCGGTTGAAATTGCTAGTGTCAACAACACGACAATTGTCGAAACGGTATCAGCCACTGGGAAAATCCAACCCGAAATCGAAGTCAAAATTTCCTCTGAAGTTTCAGGCGAAATCATCGCTTTGAATGTAATCGAAGGGCAAGTGGTAAAAAAAGGCGATTTATTAGTGAAAATAAATCCTGATTTGTACACCTCCGGATACAATCGTACACTTTCTAATTTATCGGGAACCAAAGCAGGATTAAGTCAAGCTGATGCTTCGTTTAAGGAAGCCAAAGCTAATTATGATCGTAACAAAACATTATTCGAAAAAGGGATTATTTCTAAATCGGATTGGGACAAAGCAATCGCGAGTTTTGAAGTAGCCAAAGCCAACAAACAATCCGCTTATTTCAATGTGCAAAGTGCCACAGCCACGGTAAATGAGGCTAAAGATAATCTAGGAAGAACCACTATTTACGCGCCAGCCGATGGAACAATTTCGGTTCTTAATGTAGAATTGGGCGAAAGAGTTTTGGGAACCCAACAGATGGCAGGAACCGAAATTCTACGCGTGGCCAACCTCAATAATATGGAAGTGGAAGTCGATGTAAATGAAAATGACATCGTCAAAATAAAAGTGGGTAATGAAGCCAAAGTGGAAGTAGATGCCTATTTGAAAAAACAATTCAAGGGGATTGTAACGAGTATTTCCAATTCAGCTAGTTCGACGCTAACGGCCGATCAGGTGACCAATTTCAAAGTGAAAGTTAGAATCTTAAAAGAATCTTACCAAGATTTATTAGAAGGTAAACCTGCGACTTATTCGCCTTTCAGACCCGGAATGACCGCCACTGTTGATATTATTACCAAAACAAGACCTAATGTTTTGGCGGTGCCCATTAGTTCGGTAGTGGTAAAATCGGATACAATTCCAGTAAAATCATTTCAAGTGGACGACAAAGAGGATAAGGAGAAAAAGGCCGCACCCAAAAGCGATAAAAAACTAGAATGTGTTTTCGTAAAAGTAGGAAACAAAGCCAAAATCCGCATCATCAAAACGGGAATTCAAGACGATACCAATATTGAAGTGCTCACAGGTCTTAAAAAAGGAGATGTCGTGATCACAGGACCCTACACTACTGTTTCGAAAGAATTGAATTCTGGTGATAAAGTGACTACGGATAAAGTGGAAGAGAAGAAATAG